Genomic DNA from Enterococcus saccharolyticus subsp. saccharolyticus:
GCAACGTTAGGTTTAATCTTGTTGATGATGCGTAGTAAAGTGCGGGAATTTCGTACCATTGGGAAATTATCCTTAATCCCAGGTATTTGTTCGATCAATGAACCAGTTATTTTTGGGTTACCAATTGTGTTGAACCCTATTTTAGCAATTCCATTTTTAGCGGCACCTGTTGTCAATTTATTATTGACTTATTTTGCACAAAAAATTCATTTAATCGGTGTCGGCTTTATTATTGATCCATCCTTTACACCATTCTTTGCGCAAGCGTACCTATCAAGTATGGATTGGCGTAATGTTGTCTTTACGTTGGTGTTAGTTTTTGTCAGTGCAGCGATTTATTATCCATTCTTCAAAGTGATGGAAAAAAATCGTTTAGCAGCAGAAAAATAATGATATGACAATACTGTAAGTAAATTGTCAGCTCATTCGCTCGTCAAATCCTTGCAAACCGACTAGAATAAAGTCAGAAAGTGAGGAAACGAATCATGAGTAAATTAGCCAAATCGCTTATTAGCTTCTTTGTATTATTGATTGTTGCAGGAGGTGGATTTTTCTATTATATGATGGTACCAACTGCTTATTATACACAAATCACTGATAAAGGAACCGAAATCAAGGGCACTTTTGACAATAAAGAAGAATACGTACAGTACGAATATAGTCAAGCTGGTTACGATAAAAAAGGCAATGAAAAAACGTTAGAATTTATGACGCATCCTGATTTAGGTAGACCGTTTAAACAAGATGCTTATTTAAAAATTAATGTGACACGTTTTAAAGGTGAAAATAGTTACGAAGAAGTTCAAAAATCAGAAATACCACAACAAGCGTTAGAAAAATTAGCAGAAAAATAAGTTAGGAAAGCTCTCCTAACTTATTTTTTTATATAACTAGAAAAGTATATAATTTTCCGGCTGTGGAACGTTGTGCTAGTGCATGTTTCACAGTTTTTCTTTTGGTTCCACAGTGGTAAAATAGAGGCATGAATAAGAACATTCTCCATACTATTTTCTTTGATGAGAACAATCATTGGGACCAGTTTTCTAAAAAAATCAAGCTGAAGATAAGACCTGTGGTCTTTCGAGAAGTTGAGAAGTTTAGATACTGTGGGGATATTTCTAAAGGATTCCGGTTATTCGTTTGTGAAGGATGCCATGCGGTAAAAAAAGTTCCGATTCGGTGTAAAGGCAAATTTTGTCCGACCTGTTCTGTCGGTGAAAGTGAGCGGTGGAGTGAAATTGTATCTCAGGATATGTTCCACACCACTCACAGACATATTGTTTTTACAATTGATGAAGGCTTGAGGAATATCTTTTTAAAGTACCATCGGGAAATACTTTTGAAAGGACTAATGGACGAGGCTGCGCAAGTAATTTTGGACTATTTCAAGAAACAGAAGATTCGGCCTGGCATCATTTTGACTCTCCACACTTTTGGCTCCAAACTCGAGTTTAACCCTCATGTACATATGATTGTAACCATGGGTGGACTGACCAAAGGTGGTGAGTGGAAAGATTACGATTATATTCCATACAAAATGTTGCGGATAAATTGGCAGAATGCAGTGTTAAAGTTGATTCGGCGCGTGTTATCTCCGAAGGAGAAAAAGGAAGTACAGCCACAGCTTCAAACAGCCTATACTAAAAATGCTGAAGGCTTTTATGTCAACGCTCCGAAGAGAAGCCGAACGAATGTCAAAAGAGTTCTGCAGTATATCAGCCGCTACATGAAACGCGGACCGATCGCGTTAAAACGTATCCTCATGTATGATGGTGATATCGTAATGTTCCGTTATCACGATAAGCGCACCGATACCGATGAAACAGAAATCATGCTTGCGAAGGAGTTTATTGCAGCTTTAGTAAGGCATATCCCCGATAAAAACTTTAAAATGATCCGCAGATATGGGTTATACAGCAGGAAACTCAAGACAGTTGCAAAAGAAGTCGTTAAAGAAATCCAATCAAAGATAAAGCGGCTGTTGCTGAATGTTTCGACTGCTATGAAACCAAAGAAATGGGCTGAACGAATTGTCGAATGTTTTGGAGAACCCCTCCCTAAAATGTTCCTGTTTCGGAAACCTCTTTGTGTTCCGCGGGATTGTTGTGTCTAAAAATGGAGGGCTTATAATCCAATACGCGAACGATTCGGAGGCTAGGAGATATCTACGAGAGGAGATTCGGTACATTGAGTCAAAAGAATTCAAAATTAACCAAAAACAAGCTGAAAAAGAAATTTATGAAGCAATTCGCTTCGACTGGGAAAAACAGCGTCAACTATATATGCCTTCAATGCGGAATCAAGGAATCGATTCCGAAGGAAGTCGTGGATGAATTTGATCTTTGGGATGAAGGTGATTTATCTGATGCTCCTAGATTCACTTGTCAAAATTGTGGTGGAGAGATGTACTCGGAATACTACAAAAGTACCCACGATGTGGAATATAAACTATCAGATTATCAAAAATAATAATACAACAACGCAAAAAAAGGCATCGGGGTGTTTTTCCCCGATGCTTTTCTTAGGCTATACTCCCTTTAACCGCAGGCTTAATGGAGACTTTCTGGTTACGAGGCCCATTCAATTTACCATTCTCTAAGTGTTTATGTAAGAGAAGGAAGCCGTCGCCTTCCCAATAAAGAGCTTTGAACCGGTCTTTATTTCCACCACAGAAGAGAAAGAGAGCGCCGTTATAAATATCCATGTCATATTCTTCAGTGATCGTTGCGGCTAATCCATCAATTTGACGACGCATATCCGTCTTCCCGCACACAATGAAAATATTCTCTACTTGAGTAAAGTCAATGAGCTTCATTACTAGTCATCTCCGTGAGAAGTATTTTCAACGTCGATGGTTTGATTCCCTCATATATAACAGCTCTATCTGACTATTTTTTAAATGTGCTACTAATTTCTGTGGTAAGGGCTTCTCAATCATTCGACGATTTCTTTGTTTCTCCTGCAATTTGACAGGAACGATGGACTGCTTATTCTTTTCCAATTTAAAAACCTCCAGTTGTACTTAAGATATCTCAAGTTTAACAGGAGACCGCTAGTGCTCACAGGTACCTAGCTATTTATCGCTTACAGTGTATTTCAGAAAAATGAAGTATTTGTAGAGAAGTTTAATGGTGTAGGTGGGAATGTCTGAAAGAGCGGTTCCCATTCAATTATCCAGACAATAAACAAAAGATATGCATATATAAAATGACCCCAAAAGTTAGATCTAAAAAAAACTAACTTTTGGGATCACTCTAAAAACTCCTACCCCTCCTCTTTTTCATTCGCCAACATCAACCCTAACAATGATTCATAAATTGGTTCGGAATGGAATAGTTCAGCGACAAGGTAAGCAACAAAGGTGACCATTGCAAGGGGTAATAGATAATGAATCGATCCCCCTGTCATTTCAAGGATGAGAAAAATACCGGTCAGTGGGGCACGAACGATTGCAGCAAAATGAGCAGCCATTGCGATGACCGTAAAAACTAATAAGGTGTTCTGATCGATTAATCCACCCATTGATAAACTTGTTCCCACGATGTTGCCGGCAAGTGAGCCTAGTGCTAACAAGGGGAAGAATATACCGCCCGGCAAACCAGATGAAAAAGCCACTACTAATAAGAATAGTTTAATCAAGTAAACAGATAGTAGAGAGGCGAGAGCTATATTTTCATGGAATGGCATTAATATATAATGATCTCCTGAGCCTAATAGACTAGGATCCCATAATAAAAAGAGTGCTGTGACAACAAAAGGGAAGCTGCATTTTATAACAACAGGGACGTGCCATCGTGCATACACTCTCTTTCCCCACAGGATAACCCGATTAAATAGAACGCCTGATAAACCAATGACCATTCCTAATATAATTAAAAAAGGATAGTCTCTTACTGGTAACTCTAATGAAATAGGAATAGTAAGGGTAAAGGTGTTATCTAATAAGATAATTGATACGAGGGTGGACGTAATGATAATTAAGGAACTGGCTAAAAACCCTCTCCGCGAGGTTCGTTTCAAAAGTTCTTCTAATGCAAATATAATCCCTGAAATGGGTGAGTTAAATGCGGCAGCCATCCCCGCACTAGCGGCGCCTACAATCAAATAACGTTGGTTCTGACTATTTAAATGACTTTTTTCGGCAATACCTTGTCCAATTGCTGCGCCAATCTGAACCGATGGACCTTCTCGGCCAACAGTCAGACCGCTCCCAATCGTTAGAATGCCACCCATTAACTTATGAATCAAGACAGAGAACCAGGAGAAGTCTAACTGCCTACTTAATTTACCAGCTACTTGGGGAATACCTGAACCGCCAATCATCGGTTCTTTTTTGACGTTCCACGATACAACGACACCAATCGTTGCGAAAATAAAAATAAACAATAGTGAGTGAAGGAGACTTTGTTGTCCAAACTGCAATAACTTTCCTACCATCCCCATCAAAAAGGGAATAGCCAACCGAAAGCCACTCACCACAACACCAACTAAAAGCCCTGTCACCAGACTAACAAAACCTAGTTTAAAATCTAAACGCTTCTCTTCCATGACATCATCCTCCATTTAACTATTTTACGCCTGTTTTTGGAAAATGAAAAGAAGAGGGAAAAAGACGCTTGCTTAAGCAATTATTGTTATAGTAACCAAAAGAATCGCATTATCCAATCGTACCCATTAATATTGCGTTAAGTCCCTATTTAATCATTGGTCCACAAAACTTTAGTTCAATACAAAGTTATGTGTTGATTTCAGTCATGCTGTTATCAGTAGGAACAGCTTATGTTATAAATAAAAAAGGATTTTTAGATCAATAAAACGAAAAAACTCCCACTAAGGACAGTTGATTTTCCAACTGTTCTTAGTGGGAGTTTTTGTATGTTTATATTTTACGTTTCACTTCAATACGGTAACCATCTGGATCTGTTACAAAGAAGTAATAAGGTGTGCCGCCTGAAAGACCTTTTAATTCGCCCGTTTCATAAGCAGATGCTTTACAAATTTCATGCATTTTTTCTAAATCATCAACCGTTACACCTAAATGACTGAAGCCATTGCCAATTTCGTATGGTTCAGCGTCATAATTATAAGTGAGTTCGATTTGAACAGACGTGCCTGGTGAGTTTAAATAGATTAAATCAAATTTATCCTCTGGGAATTCTCTGCGGCTTGCAATTTCAAAATCGAATAAGTTTGTATAAAAGTCTAGGGTAGCCTCAATATCTCTGACACGCAAACAAATTTCAACTAATACTTGATTCATTTAATCATCCTCCAATAGTTTCTTATTTTTATTTTATTATGAATAGCTTATATAGGCATTTAAAGTTACCTTTTATAGTGTTTTCTAAGAGAGTGTAAAATATTTTGGATAGGCTACAATAAACTAGACAGAAAAGATAAGGTGTGTAAACTATAAGAAAACACACTGGAGGAATCATTTCATGTCGCAAAGAAGAGAACGCAGAACCTACATGCAAGAATTTAAACAACAAATGGTCGACTTATTAAATTCGGGGAAACCAAGAGCCGACATCATCAGAGAATATGAACTAACTCCATCGTCTTTTGACAAATGGGTCCGTCAGGCAAAAAAGACAGGTTCATTCAAAGAAGCCGATAATCTGACCCCAACGGAAAAAGAGCTTATAGCCTTACGCAAACGAAACCAACAACTTGAGATGGAGAATGATATTTTAAAGCAAGCAGCGCTGATATTCGGACGAAAAGACAAGTGATTGATGCAAACAAGCATACATATTCCATATCAGCGATGTGTAAATTATTAAATATTTCCCGTCAAACGTATTACTACAAAACAAAGGAAAAGCCGAGTGAAGCTGCGCTTGAAGCCGCCGTAACAGAAGAATTCAATCGCAGCCGCAAGAACTATGGTACGCGGAAAATCAAAGCTGCTCTGGCAAAACGTGATATCCTAGTTAGTCGTCGCAAAATCAGTCAAATCATGAACAGACGAGGCTTGAAATCAAATTATACAAAAGCAAATTATCGAAAGCATACATCGAATGTAAATCACTCCGATATTGGCAATACC
This window encodes:
- a CDS encoding IS3 family transposase (programmed frameshift) — encoded protein: MSQRRERRTYMQEFKQQMVDLLNSGKPRADIIREYELTPSSFDKWVRQAKKTGSFKEADNLTPTEKELIALRKRNQQLEMENDILKQAALIFGPKRQVIDANKHTYSISAMCKLLNISRQTYYYKTKEKPSEAALEAAVTEEFNRSRKNYGTRKIKAALAKRDILVSRRKISQIMNRRGLKSNYTKANYRKHTSNVNHSDIGNTLDRAFTEREPLEAIITDLTYVRVGTTWCYVCFIIDLFNREIIGHSCGPNKDAALVKSAFQSISHPLTEVKIFHTDRGKEFDNKLIDTILETFDIERSLSKKGCPYDNAVAESTYKSFKVEFVYPNTFDTLNQLKLQLFDYVNWWNYLRLHGSLGYETPIGIRNLRLAERILDNEHGCGSVA
- a CDS encoding VOC family protein; this translates as MNQVLVEICLRVRDIEATLDFYTNLFDFEIASRREFPEDKFDLIYLNSPGTSVQIELTYNYDAEPYEIGNGFSHLGVTVDDLEKMHEICKASAYETGELKGLSGGTPYYFFVTDPDGYRIEVKRKI
- a CDS encoding YxeA family protein produces the protein MSKLAKSLISFFVLLIVAGGGFFYYMMVPTAYYTQITDKGTEIKGTFDNKEEYVQYEYSQAGYDKKGNEKTLEFMTHPDLGRPFKQDAYLKINVTRFKGENSYEEVQKSEIPQQALEKLAEK
- the tnpB gene encoding IS66 family insertion sequence element accessory protein TnpB (TnpB, as the term is used for proteins encoded by IS66 family insertion elements, is considered an accessory protein, since TnpC, encoded by a neighboring gene, is a DDE family transposase.) encodes the protein MKLIDFTQVENIFIVCGKTDMRRQIDGLAATITEEYDMDIYNGALFLFCGGNKDRFKALYWEGDGFLLLHKHLENGKLNGPRNQKVSIKPAVKGSIA
- a CDS encoding ClC family H(+)/Cl(-) exchange transporter, translating into MEEKRLDFKLGFVSLVTGLLVGVVVSGFRLAIPFLMGMVGKLLQFGQQSLLHSLLFIFIFATIGVVVSWNVKKEPMIGGSGIPQVAGKLSRQLDFSWFSVLIHKLMGGILTIGSGLTVGREGPSVQIGAAIGQGIAEKSHLNSQNQRYLIVGAASAGMAAAFNSPISGIIFALEELLKRTSRRGFLASSLIIITSTLVSIILLDNTFTLTIPISLELPVRDYPFLIILGMVIGLSGVLFNRVILWGKRVYARWHVPVVIKCSFPFVVTALFLLWDPSLLGSGDHYILMPFHENIALASLLSVYLIKLFLLVVAFSSGLPGGIFFPLLALGSLAGNIVGTSLSMGGLIDQNTLLVFTVIAMAAHFAAIVRAPLTGIFLILEMTGGSIHYLLPLAMVTFVAYLVAELFHSEPIYESLLGLMLANEKEEG